The Microcoleus sp. FACHB-68 genome includes a region encoding these proteins:
- a CDS encoding ABC transporter permease has protein sequence MNWWQKLKKNPLARFGALLLLTFYLAAIAADFVAPYDPYESQPDGALLPPTQIAWNNPAGQFTGPHVYVTTQGPVDLNTGDRKLIKNKQQSSPIHLFAKGYPYRLLGVIPSDRHLFGTTGPAKFNLLGTDEQARDQFSRLVHGSRISLFIGLVGIAISFPLGLLVGGISGYFGGWLDTTFMRLVEVLMTIPGIYLLVALAAVLPAGLTSAQRFLLIVVITSFISWAGLARVIRGQVLSIKQREFVQSARAMGANPLYIIVRHVLPQTATYVIISATLAVPGFIVAEAVLSLIGLGIQQPDPSWGNMLSLATNASILVLQPWLVLSPALLIILTMLAFNLLGDALRDALDPRSLQR, from the coding sequence TCGCTTTGGGGCGCTGTTACTATTAACGTTCTACCTAGCAGCGATCGCCGCTGACTTTGTTGCGCCTTACGACCCTTACGAATCGCAACCCGATGGCGCATTACTGCCGCCCACCCAGATTGCTTGGAATAACCCAGCGGGGCAGTTTACAGGGCCGCACGTTTATGTCACCACCCAAGGGCCGGTGGATCTGAACACCGGCGATCGCAAACTGATCAAAAATAAGCAACAATCTTCGCCCATTCATCTGTTTGCCAAAGGCTACCCATACCGGCTGCTTGGGGTGATCCCCTCAGACCGGCACTTGTTCGGCACCACAGGGCCGGCTAAATTTAACCTGCTAGGCACCGATGAGCAAGCCCGTGATCAATTCAGCCGGCTGGTGCATGGCAGCCGCATTAGTCTGTTCATCGGTTTAGTTGGCATTGCCATTTCCTTTCCCCTCGGTTTATTAGTCGGGGGAATTTCTGGCTATTTCGGCGGCTGGCTTGACACCACTTTTATGCGCTTAGTGGAAGTCTTGATGACGATCCCCGGAATTTATCTATTGGTTGCCCTCGCGGCTGTGCTGCCTGCCGGTCTCACCAGCGCCCAGCGGTTTCTGTTAATTGTTGTCATCACCTCTTTCATCAGCTGGGCTGGATTGGCGCGGGTGATTCGGGGACAGGTACTCTCGATTAAACAGCGGGAATTTGTGCAATCAGCGCGAGCAATGGGCGCGAATCCCCTCTACATCATTGTCCGTCACGTTTTGCCCCAAACAGCAACTTATGTGATTATCTCCGCAACCCTGGCGGTTCCAGGCTTTATCGTAGCGGAAGCTGTGCTGAGTCTGATTGGCTTGGGCATTCAGCAGCCTGATCCGTCCTGGGGAAATATGCTGTCTTTGGCAACAAATGCTTCGATTTTGGTGCTACAACCCTGGCTAGTTTTGTCGCCGGCTTTATTGATTATCCTGACGATGCTGGCATTTAATTTGCTAGGAGATGCCTTGCGCGATGCCCTCGATCCACGCAGTTTGCAACGCTAG